In Deltaproteobacteria bacterium, a genomic segment contains:
- a CDS encoding tripartite tricarboxylate transporter TctB family protein encodes MTSPIRSIKDFLTGLIYITIGSGAIIIALVGDYHIGTALKMGPAYFPLFLSMLLVLVGIISLVRSFITPGTPIGSFAVKGLLLVVASTVLFGLVVRGASPPK; translated from the coding sequence TTGACCTCACCCATTCGCAGTATCAAAGACTTCCTGACCGGTCTCATCTATATCACCATCGGATCAGGAGCTATTATTATCGCCTTGGTCGGGGACTATCATATCGGCACGGCCCTCAAGATGGGTCCGGCCTACTTTCCCTTATTTCTCAGTATGCTGCTGGTATTGGTCGGGATCATCTCCCTGGTCCGCTCCTTTATAACGCCGGGCACCCCTATCGGCAGCTTCGCGGTCAAGGGACTTCTGCTGGTCGTGGCATCGACGGTCTTGTTCGGCCTTGTCGTCCGGGGGGCCTCGCCTCCGAAG
- a CDS encoding tripartite tricarboxylate transporter substrate binding protein BugD produces the protein MIGKIIFRMLIGLALIGASQVYAQQYPTKVITMIIPFSAGGPTDTVGRLVARAMGASLKSQIIIENVGGAGGTIAAARVARTAPDGYTIFMHHIGHSTAPALYRKLPYNSITDFEPIGLVTDVPMTLVAKKDFPAKNLKELIAYVKANKDKVTYANAGLGAASHLCGMLFMTALQTDLTTIPYKGTGPAMNDLLGGQVDFMCDQTTNTTSQIKGGKIKVYGVTTKKRVPSLPDVPTMHEAGLPNFEVAVRHALYAPKGTPKEIIDKLAKALQEALKDATVKQRFAELGTEPVAENRATPEALRTHLKAEIDKWAPIIKKAGIYAD, from the coding sequence ATGATTGGCAAAATTATTTTCCGAATGCTCATTGGTCTGGCATTAATCGGTGCATCACAGGTCTACGCCCAACAGTATCCGACCAAAGTGATCACCATGATTATCCCCTTCTCAGCCGGTGGCCCGACGGATACCGTCGGCCGGCTGGTCGCCCGGGCCATGGGCGCATCTCTTAAATCCCAGATTATCATAGAAAATGTCGGCGGTGCCGGGGGCACTATTGCGGCGGCCCGGGTGGCCCGGACGGCCCCGGACGGCTATACGATTTTCATGCACCATATCGGCCACTCCACAGCCCCCGCTCTTTATCGCAAACTTCCCTATAATTCGATCACCGACTTCGAACCTATCGGCCTGGTCACCGATGTCCCCATGACCCTGGTGGCCAAGAAAGATTTTCCGGCCAAAAACCTCAAAGAATTGATCGCCTACGTGAAAGCCAACAAGGACAAGGTCACTTACGCCAACGCCGGTCTGGGTGCTGCTTCGCACCTCTGCGGCATGCTCTTCATGACCGCCTTACAGACGGACCTGACCACCATCCCCTACAAAGGCACCGGTCCGGCCATGAACGACCTCTTGGGGGGCCAGGTGGACTTTATGTGCGACCAGACCACCAACACGACCAGTCAGATCAAGGGGGGCAAAATCAAGGTCTACGGGGTGACCACCAAGAAGCGGGTCCCTTCGCTGCCGGACGTCCCAACCATGCACGAAGCCGGGTTGCCGAATTTTGAAGTTGCCGTCCGGCACGCCTTATATGCCCCTAAGGGCACGCCCAAGGAAATCATTGATAAACTTGCCAAGGCCTTGCAGGAGGCATTGAAAGATGCCACGGTTAAACAGCGCTTTGCCGAATTGGGTACCGAACCGGTGGCCGAAAACAGGGCCACCCCGGAGGCGCTGCGGACCCACCTTAAGGCCGAGATCGACAAGTGGGCACCGATCATCAAGAAAGCCGGTATTTACGCCGACTAA
- the nrfD gene encoding polysulfide reductase NrfD gives MFEKALSGTKTYFSWIIFLLIFIGIGFACYLYQYNEGLGITGMSRDVSWGFYIAQFTFLVGVAASAVMLVLPYYLHDVKVFGKITILGEFLAIASVVMCILFVTVDVGYPNRLLNIILYPTPNSILFWDFLVLNIYLLLNLLIGWNVLAAERKAVAPPQWVKPLIYLSIPWAISIHTVTAFLYAGMPSRHFWLTAIMAVRFLGSAFAAGPAFLILLALLVKRLSTFDAGQEAINKLRNIVTYAILASIFFVLLELFTAFYSNIPGHKHAFQYLFFGLEGHNKYVAWTWISVVAGCLSALILLLPLARKSNAWLVAACIGVFGSLWIEKGLTLVVTGFMPSPLEHITEYAPTLPEIFIALGVWATGFLVLTLLYKIAISVKLDPNSASIH, from the coding sequence ATGTTTGAAAAGGCCCTGTCGGGAACCAAGACTTATTTTAGCTGGATTATCTTTTTGCTGATTTTTATCGGTATCGGCTTTGCCTGTTATCTCTATCAGTATAATGAGGGGTTGGGAATCACCGGTATGAGCCGGGATGTCTCCTGGGGGTTTTACATCGCCCAGTTTACCTTTCTGGTCGGGGTCGCGGCCTCGGCGGTCATGCTGGTTTTGCCATACTATCTGCACGATGTGAAGGTCTTTGGGAAGATTACCATCCTGGGCGAATTCCTGGCCATCGCTTCGGTGGTTATGTGCATTTTGTTCGTCACGGTGGACGTGGGATATCCCAATCGGCTCTTGAATATCATTCTTTATCCGACGCCCAACTCGATTCTCTTTTGGGATTTTCTCGTTTTAAACATCTACTTGCTCCTGAATCTGTTAATCGGCTGGAATGTGCTGGCTGCCGAGCGAAAGGCGGTTGCGCCCCCCCAGTGGGTCAAGCCGCTTATCTATTTATCCATTCCCTGGGCCATCAGTATCCACACGGTCACGGCCTTCCTGTACGCCGGTATGCCCAGCCGGCATTTCTGGCTGACGGCGATCATGGCCGTCCGTTTTTTAGGCTCGGCCTTTGCCGCCGGTCCGGCCTTTTTGATTCTATTGGCCCTCTTGGTGAAACGATTATCCACCTTTGATGCCGGACAGGAGGCCATTAATAAATTAAGAAATATTGTGACCTACGCTATACTGGCCAGTATTTTCTTCGTCCTCCTGGAGCTCTTTACCGCTTTTTACAGCAACATTCCTGGCCACAAGCACGCCTTCCAGTATCTCTTCTTCGGATTGGAAGGCCATAACAAATATGTGGCCTGGACCTGGATATCGGTGGTGGCGGGTTGCCTTTCGGCCCTTATCCTCCTGTTGCCGCTGGCCCGAAAAAGCAACGCCTGGCTGGTGGCGGCCTGTATCGGGGTCTTCGGCTCTCTCTGGATTGAAAAAGGTCTCACCCTGGTGGTCACCGGTTTTATGCCCTCTCCCTTGGAGCACATCACCGAATATGCCCCGACCTTACCGGAAATCTTTATCGCTCTGGGGGTCTGGGCCACCGGATTTTTAGTCCTTACCCTCTTGTATAAGATCGCGATTTCCGTTAAGCTGGATCCCAACAGCGCCTCGATTCATTAA
- a CDS encoding 4Fe-4S dicluster domain-containing protein has translation MGINRREFLRIAGIASLWGLGGQAAFEILKPGAIEAQARAPLSQGKKWSMVIDTRKFKTPEDFQRCIDACNKTHNVPKVANVRQEIKWIWTEKYENAFPDDQNQFLPESMAHKSFLVLCNHCTDPPCVRVCPTQATFKRPDGIVMMDYHRCIGCRFCMAGCPYGARSFNWRDPRKFLKEPTNPEYPTRSKGVVEKCNFCEERIAKGLYPACAEASNGAMTFGDLDNPNSEVRKLLKENYSIRRKPSLGTQPNVYFLV, from the coding sequence ATGGGCATCAACAGAAGAGAATTTTTAAGGATTGCCGGGATCGCTTCCCTCTGGGGACTCGGGGGCCAGGCCGCCTTCGAGATCCTTAAGCCTGGTGCCATAGAGGCCCAGGCCCGGGCACCCCTGTCGCAAGGGAAGAAATGGTCCATGGTCATCGACACCCGAAAATTCAAAACCCCGGAAGATTTCCAAAGGTGTATCGACGCCTGCAATAAGACCCATAATGTCCCCAAGGTGGCCAATGTGCGGCAGGAAATCAAGTGGATCTGGACGGAGAAGTATGAGAACGCCTTTCCCGATGATCAGAATCAATTCCTGCCGGAAAGCATGGCCCATAAGTCCTTTCTGGTCCTCTGCAACCATTGTACCGATCCCCCATGCGTCCGGGTCTGTCCCACCCAGGCCACCTTCAAACGCCCTGACGGTATAGTCATGATGGATTATCACCGCTGCATCGGTTGCCGGTTCTGTATGGCCGGCTGCCCTTATGGTGCCCGGAGTTTTAACTGGCGGGACCCTCGCAAGTTCCTCAAGGAACCCACCAACCCGGAATATCCCACCCGGTCCAAAGGGGTGGTGGAGAAGTGTAATTTCTGTGAAGAACGGATCGCCAAAGGCCTCTATCCGGCCTGTGCGGAGGCCAGCAACGGGGCCATGACCTTCGGCGACCTGGATAACCCTAATTCAGAAGTCAGGAAGCTCCTTAAGGAAAATTATTCGATTCGACGTAAACCTTCTTTGGGAACCCAACCGAATGTTTATTTCTTAGTATGA
- the dsrJ gene encoding sulfate reduction electron transfer complex DsrMKJOP subunit DsrJ: MYDENKIIPMIIVFVILVTFPLWYNLGKAAAKPDPKIDTPVIRQMKEKKCLEPKATMKTTHMKILDEWRHEVVRGDYKRLYTAADGRVFEKSLQNGCMKCHSNKTQFCDQCHNYMEVKPFCWDCHIAPKETK, translated from the coding sequence ATGTACGATGAAAATAAGATCATTCCGATGATTATTGTTTTTGTGATTCTGGTCACCTTTCCTCTCTGGTACAATCTGGGAAAGGCGGCTGCCAAGCCGGACCCCAAAATAGATACACCGGTTATTAGGCAGATGAAGGAAAAAAAGTGCCTCGAACCCAAAGCGACCATGAAAACCACCCATATGAAGATTTTGGATGAATGGCGCCACGAAGTGGTCCGGGGAGACTATAAACGATTATATACTGCGGCGGACGGGAGGGTTTTTGAAAAAAGTCTTCAGAATGGCTGTATGAAATGCCATTCCAACAAAACCCAGTTTTGTGATCAGTGCCATAATTATATGGAGGTAAAACCGTTCTGCTGGGACTGCCATATTGCACCAAAGGAGACCAAGTGA
- a CDS encoding (Fe-S)-binding protein has protein sequence MAVKNVPTPEELSRIKHSPPFFKGWMNTPAEIKPGTYCYAGQSKNLEAVGLPNPRAWNPLDQDWKLPDNWKAIIIEGIRERISRFRSFHIFLGGGVRCGACADKCHFFIGSGDPKNMPVLRAELLRSVYRRDFTTAGKIFRKMVGARDLTEEVLKEWWSYFFQCTECRRCSVFCPYGIDTAEVTIIGRELLNLVGLNIDWIAGPVANCFRKGNHLGIEPHAFKDMIDFFLDEVEGVTGIRPEPSFNRKGAEILFVTPSGDVFADPGTFTCMGYLMLFHQLGLDYTWSTYASEGGNFGFFTSHEMMKRLNSKMYAEAKRLGVKWILGGECGHMWRVVNQYMDTMNGPADFLEVPVSPITGTRFENATSTKMVHLVEFTADLIKNGKLKLDPSRNDHLKVTFHDSCNTARGMGFFEEPRYVLQSVCNNFFEMPEGTIREQTFCCGSGSGLNAGENMELRMRGGFPRANAVRYVQDKHGVNMLANICAIDRAALSTLMEYWAPEVGVTGLHELVANALVMDGEIERTTDLRGEPLGGEAEEENEE, from the coding sequence ATGGCTGTCAAAAATGTCCCAACTCCTGAAGAATTATCCCGGATAAAACATTCCCCCCCGTTCTTTAAGGGCTGGATGAATACCCCGGCGGAAATAAAACCCGGAACCTATTGTTATGCCGGCCAGTCTAAAAATTTAGAGGCCGTGGGGCTGCCCAATCCCAGGGCCTGGAATCCCTTGGATCAAGACTGGAAATTACCCGATAATTGGAAAGCGATTATCATTGAAGGAATCCGGGAGCGGATCAGCCGGTTTCGAAGTTTTCACATCTTTTTGGGGGGCGGTGTCCGTTGCGGGGCCTGTGCCGACAAATGCCATTTCTTCATCGGTTCCGGTGATCCCAAAAATATGCCGGTCCTCCGGGCCGAGCTTTTAAGGTCGGTCTACCGCCGGGACTTCACCACGGCTGGCAAGATTTTCAGGAAAATGGTCGGGGCCCGGGATCTGACTGAAGAGGTCCTGAAAGAATGGTGGAGTTATTTTTTCCAGTGCACCGAATGCCGGCGCTGTTCTGTTTTCTGCCCTTACGGCATCGACACGGCCGAAGTAACGATTATCGGCCGGGAGCTGTTGAACCTGGTAGGCCTGAATATCGACTGGATCGCCGGACCGGTAGCCAACTGTTTCCGGAAAGGGAATCACCTGGGCATCGAGCCCCATGCCTTTAAGGATATGATCGATTTTTTCCTGGATGAGGTCGAAGGGGTCACCGGGATCCGCCCTGAGCCCAGTTTTAACCGGAAAGGGGCCGAGATCCTCTTCGTCACCCCATCGGGAGACGTCTTCGCCGATCCGGGTACTTTTACCTGTATGGGGTATCTGATGCTGTTCCATCAGTTGGGACTGGATTATACCTGGAGTACCTATGCCTCCGAGGGAGGGAATTTCGGGTTTTTTACTTCCCATGAAATGATGAAAAGGCTCAATTCCAAGATGTATGCCGAAGCCAAACGTTTGGGGGTTAAATGGATCCTGGGCGGCGAATGCGGCCATATGTGGCGGGTCGTCAACCAGTACATGGATACCATGAACGGCCCGGCCGACTTTCTGGAAGTGCCGGTATCCCCGATTACCGGGACCAGATTTGAAAATGCCACTTCCACCAAGATGGTCCACCTGGTCGAATTCACGGCCGACTTGATTAAAAACGGCAAGTTAAAATTGGATCCCAGCCGAAACGATCACCTGAAAGTGACCTTCCACGATTCCTGCAATACCGCCCGGGGGATGGGCTTTTTTGAAGAGCCCCGATACGTCCTTCAGAGTGTCTGTAATAATTTTTTTGAGATGCCCGAGGGGACCATCCGGGAACAGACCTTCTGTTGCGGCAGCGGCTCTGGCCTGAATGCCGGGGAGAATATGGAACTCCGGATGCGGGGCGGGTTCCCCAGGGCCAATGCCGTTCGTTACGTGCAGGACAAACACGGGGTCAACATGCTGGCCAACATCTGCGCCATAGACCGGGCGGCATTAAGCACCTTGATGGAATATTGGGCGCCGGAGGTCGGGGTCACCGGCCTGCATGAACTGGTGGCCAATGCCCTGGTTATGGATGGGGAGATCGAACGGACCACCGATTTACGCGGTGAACCTTTGGGTGGAGAAGCCGAGGAGGAGAATGAAGAATGA
- the dsrM gene encoding sulfate reduction electron transfer complex DsrMKJOP subunit DsrM: protein MNFISGIILSFITVLVLVFIPFVGMQVANLQVLFGVVIPYLAMITFLAGVVGRLLLWSFSAVPFRIPTTAGQQKTLPWIKPNKLENPSTAAGVFGRMVLEIFLFRSLFRNSTMEYREGPRVTYEWEKWLWLSAILFHYSFLVVLIRHLRFFTEPVPAFVTLIEALDGFMQAGIGPLPGLMLPALFLSGVILLAAAAYLFLRRIYIPTVRYISLPTDYFPLLLIMAIAITGILMRYLLKVDIVSAKQLVLGLVTFHPVLPQGIGVLFYMHLFLVSCLLAYFPFSKLVHLGGVFLSPTRIMANNNRMVRHINPWNYPVKVHTYDEYEEEFKEKMIEAGIPVEKE, encoded by the coding sequence ATGAATTTTATATCGGGCATTATCTTATCCTTCATCACGGTACTGGTTCTCGTTTTCATCCCCTTCGTGGGGATGCAGGTGGCCAACCTGCAGGTTTTGTTCGGGGTAGTTATTCCTTACCTGGCCATGATCACCTTTCTGGCGGGGGTTGTGGGGCGATTGCTCCTGTGGTCCTTTTCAGCGGTCCCTTTCCGCATTCCCACCACGGCCGGTCAGCAGAAGACTCTCCCCTGGATCAAACCCAACAAACTGGAGAACCCCTCTACCGCTGCAGGCGTATTTGGAAGAATGGTTTTGGAGATCTTCCTCTTTCGTTCCCTATTCCGAAACAGTACCATGGAATATCGAGAAGGACCCCGGGTCACTTATGAATGGGAAAAGTGGCTCTGGCTGTCGGCTATCCTCTTCCACTATTCCTTTTTGGTGGTCCTGATCCGGCACCTCCGGTTTTTTACCGAACCGGTCCCGGCTTTCGTTACGCTCATCGAGGCCCTGGATGGATTTATGCAGGCCGGGATCGGTCCTTTGCCGGGCCTGATGCTTCCGGCCTTGTTTTTGAGTGGGGTCATTTTATTAGCCGCCGCCGCTTATCTGTTCCTCCGAAGAATTTATATCCCTACCGTCCGATACATCTCATTACCCACGGATTATTTCCCCTTGTTGCTGATCATGGCCATTGCCATAACCGGAATCCTGATGCGCTATCTGCTCAAGGTAGATATCGTCAGTGCCAAGCAATTAGTCCTGGGGTTGGTGACTTTTCACCCCGTTCTCCCCCAGGGGATCGGGGTCCTTTTTTATATGCACCTGTTTTTGGTCAGTTGTCTGTTGGCCTATTTCCCTTTCAGCAAGCTGGTTCATTTAGGGGGGGTCTTCCTGAGTCCGACGAGAATCATGGCCAATAATAACCGGATGGTCAGGCACATCAATCCCTGGAATTACCCGGTAAAGGTCCATACCTACGATGAATACGAAGAAGAGTTTAAAGAAAAAATGATTGAGGCTGGAATTCCAGTGGAGAAGGAGTAA
- a CDS encoding RsbRD N-terminal domain-containing protein gives MSLVTRHSSPLITFMDLEKLYADRKTAILNKWFDLTIETYPEETARFLKNKKNRFANPVGYILSQEIEPVLDGLFKGVDLETLRPFLENIIRIRAVQDLSASQALAFIFLLKQVFREELEQEIQESRAGRDLLALESRIDAVALLAFDIFMKCREKIYDLKANEINNRTVRLLRRAKLVVEEPAEAGPA, from the coding sequence TTGTCACTCGTCACCCGTCACTCGTCACCTTTAATCACCTTTATGGACCTGGAAAAACTCTATGCCGATAGAAAGACGGCCATTCTAAACAAATGGTTTGATCTGACTATTGAGACTTACCCCGAAGAGACCGCCAGATTCTTAAAAAATAAAAAGAATCGTTTTGCCAACCCGGTGGGATATATCCTTTCCCAGGAGATTGAACCCGTCCTGGATGGTCTTTTTAAAGGGGTAGACCTCGAAACCCTGCGGCCTTTTCTTGAAAATATTATTCGTATACGGGCCGTTCAAGATCTCTCGGCCTCCCAGGCTTTGGCCTTCATCTTTTTATTGAAACAGGTGTTCAGAGAGGAACTGGAGCAGGAAATTCAAGAAAGCCGGGCAGGGAGAGACCTTTTAGCATTAGAGTCCAGAATAGACGCCGTAGCCCTTTTGGCATTTGATATATTTATGAAGTGCCGGGAAAAGATTTACGATCTCAAAGCCAATGAGATTAATAACCGGACCGTCCGGCTGCTTCGAAGGGCCAAACTGGTCGTGGAAGAACCAGCGGAGGCGGGCCCGGCATAA
- a CDS encoding TusE/DsrC/DsvC family sulfur relay protein: MPTVEFKGKTFSVDEDGFIDDFNSWAREWVDYVKESEGIKELTEEHWKVINILQDYYKKNGIAPMVRILSKVTGYKLKYIYELFPSGPGKGACKMAGLPKPTGCV; encoded by the coding sequence ATGCCTACCGTTGAATTTAAAGGAAAAACCTTTAGCGTTGATGAAGATGGTTTTATCGATGATTTCAATAGCTGGGCCCGGGAGTGGGTCGATTACGTAAAGGAATCCGAAGGAATCAAAGAGCTGACCGAAGAACATTGGAAAGTGATTAATATCCTGCAAGATTATTACAAAAAAAACGGAATCGCCCCCATGGTCCGGATTTTATCCAAGGTTACCGGATACAAGCTCAAATACATCTATGAATTGTTCCCTTCCGGACCTGGAAAAGGGGCCTGTAAGATGGCCGGCCTTCCTAAACCGACCGGTTGCGTATAA
- a CDS encoding cobyrinate a,c-diamide synthase has product MGLPRIMMASLRGGSGKTVISMGILAAWMARGLKVVPFKKGPDYIDAGWLAMAAGHPCFNLDPFLMGKKTVHHSFQQRAQAGELSLIEGNRGLYDGINPQGTYSTSELAKMLKTPLVLIVDCTKTTRTVAAMILGCQQFDPALSLKGIVLNHIARSRHETIIRKSIEQYCGLPILGAIPRMPSSHFPERHLGLLPFQEHPEVGKAVHSAQNLAENYLDLDSLRTLAFDAPAMKSFTLHPVYSKKAGTSSSNPLIGVIQDEAFQFYYPENLEALEKAGAKLVFLNALGGAFPPGLDGLYIGGGFPETQALMLAQNASFRLALNEAIEEGLPVYAECGGLMYLGKTLIYQGEAYPMVGTLPLAFVLEKRPQGHGYTTLKVRKENPFFPVGMVLKGHEFHYSRVLDWDSCRIAPVFKMIKGFGLDGVGEGIVYKNVLATYTHLHALGTPGWAPALVEQSKEYKLRRTEGSPPLETPLEGSGLRPLSTRIQL; this is encoded by the coding sequence ATGGGTCTACCCCGCATCATGATGGCCTCCCTGCGGGGGGGATCGGGAAAAACCGTCATTTCAATGGGAATTTTGGCGGCTTGGATGGCCCGTGGCTTGAAGGTTGTTCCTTTTAAAAAGGGACCGGATTATATTGATGCCGGGTGGTTGGCTATGGCAGCCGGCCACCCGTGTTTTAATTTGGACCCTTTTTTGATGGGAAAGAAAACCGTTCACCATTCCTTTCAACAGAGGGCCCAAGCCGGGGAATTGTCCCTCATTGAAGGCAATCGTGGTTTGTATGACGGAATTAACCCTCAAGGGACCTATAGCACCTCCGAGCTGGCCAAGATGTTAAAAACCCCTTTGGTATTGATTGTAGATTGTACCAAGACCACCCGCACCGTAGCGGCCATGATCCTCGGCTGCCAGCAGTTTGATCCGGCCCTGAGTTTGAAAGGGATTGTCTTGAATCATATTGCCCGGAGCAGGCATGAAACCATCATTCGGAAGTCCATTGAACAGTATTGCGGTCTCCCCATTTTAGGCGCTATTCCGCGGATGCCGTCCTCTCATTTTCCGGAACGCCATTTAGGGCTCCTGCCTTTTCAGGAGCATCCCGAAGTGGGTAAAGCGGTGCATTCCGCCCAAAATTTAGCGGAAAATTATTTAGACCTGGATAGTCTCAGGACCCTGGCTTTTGATGCCCCGGCGATGAAGTCCTTCACGCTCCATCCGGTTTACTCAAAAAAGGCCGGTACTTCTTCTTCTAATCCGTTGATCGGCGTCATCCAGGATGAAGCCTTTCAATTTTATTACCCGGAAAATCTGGAGGCCCTGGAAAAGGCCGGGGCCAAACTGGTCTTTTTAAATGCCCTGGGAGGGGCCTTTCCGCCAGGCTTGGATGGTCTTTATATCGGGGGAGGGTTTCCTGAAACCCAGGCCCTTATGCTGGCTCAAAACGCATCATTTCGATTGGCCTTGAACGAGGCCATCGAAGAGGGGCTGCCGGTCTATGCCGAATGCGGGGGGTTGATGTATTTAGGGAAGACCTTGATTTACCAGGGTGAGGCTTATCCCATGGTCGGAACCCTGCCTTTAGCCTTTGTCCTCGAGAAAAGACCGCAAGGCCATGGCTATACCACGCTCAAGGTCCGGAAAGAAAACCCATTTTTCCCGGTGGGCATGGTTCTCAAAGGCCATGAGTTCCACTATTCCCGTGTTTTGGACTGGGACTCCTGCCGAATTGCCCCGGTTTTTAAAATGATCAAAGGGTTTGGATTGGATGGGGTGGGGGAAGGGATTGTTTATAAAAATGTTCTGGCCACCTATACCCATCTCCATGCCTTAGGGACCCCGGGCTGGGCCCCGGCCCTGGTGGAGCAGTCTAAAGAATATAAGCTCCGTAGAACCGAAGGTTCTCCGCCGCTTGAGACCCCCCTTGAGGGAAGCGGCTTAAGACCGTTATCCACAAGGATACAGCTTTGA
- a CDS encoding dissimilatory sulfite reductase D family protein yields MEVAEAQKIVMDGLEKKKGKSKFYLKDFYAMLPDWKAREVNKLVNNMVQQGMLEYWSSGSTTLYGIKGAGKQGAAEEGEE; encoded by the coding sequence ATGGAAGTCGCCGAAGCCCAAAAAATTGTTATGGATGGCCTGGAAAAGAAAAAGGGCAAATCCAAATTTTATCTGAAAGATTTTTATGCCATGCTGCCCGATTGGAAGGCCAGGGAAGTCAATAAATTAGTCAATAATATGGTTCAGCAGGGGATGCTGGAGTACTGGTCCAGCGGAAGCACCACCCTGTATGGCATTAAAGGGGCCGGTAAACAAGGCGCCGCTGAGGAAGGGGAGGAATAG
- the dsrB gene encoding dissimilatory-type sulfite reductase subunit beta: protein MPYDPSNPLKDRITDIGPKSYEEFLPPVIKNNFGKWAYHEILEPGVLVHVAESGDKVFTVRVGGARVMSISHIREMCAIADKHCDGYLRFTTRNNVEFMVDDQSKVEPLKQDLLSRKQPGGGFKFPVGGTGAGITNIVHTQGWLHCHTPATDASGVVKAVMDDLFDDFTSMRMPAQVRISLACCLNMCGAVHCSDIAILGYHRKPPMIDAEVIDKVCEIPLAIAACPTAAIKPAKIKKPDGTDAQAVAVNVDRCMFCGNCYTMCPAMPLADADGDGIVIMVGGKVSNRISAPKFSKVVVAFLPNNVPRWPETTDCIRNIVEVYAADAKKYERLGEWAERIGWEKFFEKTGLDFTHHLIDDFRDPAYYTWRQTSQFKFTA, encoded by the coding sequence ATGCCTTATGATCCATCAAATCCTTTAAAGGATAGAATTACCGATATCGGGCCGAAAAGTTATGAGGAATTCCTTCCTCCGGTCATAAAGAATAACTTTGGAAAATGGGCCTACCATGAAATTTTAGAACCCGGGGTCCTGGTCCATGTGGCGGAAAGCGGGGACAAGGTCTTCACCGTCCGGGTCGGCGGGGCCCGGGTGATGAGTATTTCCCATATCCGGGAGATGTGTGCCATCGCCGACAAGCACTGCGACGGCTACCTTCGCTTTACCACCCGTAATAATGTTGAATTCATGGTCGATGACCAATCCAAAGTCGAACCCTTAAAACAGGATCTTCTGAGCCGTAAACAGCCGGGGGGAGGGTTTAAATTTCCCGTTGGCGGGACCGGCGCCGGGATTACCAACATCGTCCATACCCAGGGCTGGCTCCATTGCCATACCCCGGCGACCGATGCCTCCGGCGTGGTCAAAGCGGTCATGGATGACTTGTTTGATGATTTTACCAGTATGAGGATGCCGGCCCAGGTCCGAATTTCCCTGGCCTGCTGTTTGAATATGTGCGGGGCCGTCCATTGTTCCGACATCGCCATCCTGGGCTATCACCGCAAACCGCCCATGATCGATGCCGAGGTGATCGATAAGGTCTGTGAAATTCCCTTGGCCATAGCCGCCTGTCCGACCGCGGCCATTAAACCGGCCAAGATCAAAAAACCGGATGGAACGGATGCCCAGGCCGTAGCGGTCAACGTGGATCGCTGCATGTTCTGTGGAAACTGCTATACCATGTGTCCGGCCATGCCCCTGGCCGATGCCGATGGGGATGGAATCGTGATCATGGTCGGCGGGAAGGTCTCCAACCGGATCAGCGCCCCCAAGTTTTCCAAGGTGGTGGTGGCTTTCCTGCCCAATAATGTACCCCGTTGGCCGGAGACTACCGATTGTATTCGCAATATCGTTGAGGTCTATGCCGCGGATGCCAAGAAATACGAGCGGTTAGGGGAATGGGCCGAAAGGATCGGCTGGGAAAAGTTTTTTGAAAAAACCGGTCTGGATTTTACCCATCACCTGATTGATGATTTCCGTGATCCGGCTTATTATACCTGGCGGCAGACTTCTCAGTTCAAGTTTACGGCCTAA